In Candidatus Zymogenus saltonus, the DNA window TATGGTGCGTCCGTCCCAGAAATCGTTGGAGACGGTGATGATGTTGTCAATATCCCCGATCTCTCCGCCGGCGTCCTTCAACGCCTTGGTGGCCGCCTCGAAGACCAACTCGTCAAACGTCTCTATCTTGCTTCTCTCGTATGTCGTCTGGCCCACCCCGACGATTGCTATCTTTTCCATATCAACATTCCTTTTAACCTTTTAGGTAATCCATACGGCAACCTATGCCGGAGCAAAGTGTTTGATGTCTAAAATCGTTCCCTCCCGCTTGTCGGCGAATACGGCCTTTACCTTCATCCCGACCTTAAGGTCTTCCCTCTTCACATTGCCGATCATATGCAATATGGAACCGCTTGCGCCATCAAGCTTAACCAGGCCGTAGATAATGGGCGCCTTTACCGGCTGCATCGCGTGGGAGTAGTCAACCACCGTAAAAGACTCCAGGGTTCCCGTGTCTTTGACCTTTACCCACTCATTGGTCAGGGCAAAACACTCACCGCAGTTCTTGACGGGTGGCACATATACCT includes these proteins:
- a CDS encoding Zn-ribbon domain-containing OB-fold protein; protein product: MADWKESVENIVYSGRIKVPYKWYVGEVGSRFLTGLRDNKEFWGTKCPKCSKVYVPPVKNCGECFALTNEWVKVKDTGTLESFTVVDYSHAMQPVKAPIIYGLVKLDGASGSILHMIGNVKREDLKVGMKVKAVFADKREGTILDIKHFAPA